A window from Sphingobacterium hotanense encodes these proteins:
- a CDS encoding sialidase family protein, giving the protein MKETLLTMTLLILAYTVQAQQNKFKVLERNFIFPHQSLHVHGSSIVELPSGDLLSTWFEGSGERGSDDVKIMGAKYKQATNRWGSPYVLADTEGLPDCNPVLFMHRNKLFLVWIAVQANRWENSVLRFRRSAEFESDEVKWEWQDNILLKPGDDFVAAVKARFKELPPRNHAWAEYAPRYDAQIIQATEDPTKRAFGWMTRIKPLILSSGRILLPVYSDGFNFSMIAFSDSNGESWNYSEPIVGRGNIQPALIENSKGEIVAYMRDSGDDPALLQQSVSKDQGKSWSVNKEFNVKSTASVDVLKLDRSNWILLTNDNEEGRARLSLYQSKDEGASWQSIGIIVEDKTKVGRFSYPAMIADSKGSIHITYSHHKAPNSKSIEHVVIDRKSIQ; this is encoded by the coding sequence ATGAAAGAAACTTTACTAACCATGACCTTATTGATTCTAGCCTATACGGTGCAAGCACAACAAAATAAGTTCAAGGTTCTCGAACGAAATTTTATATTTCCGCATCAATCGCTGCATGTGCATGGCAGCAGTATTGTCGAACTGCCTTCTGGTGATTTGTTATCGACCTGGTTTGAAGGCTCTGGTGAGCGGGGTTCCGATGATGTGAAGATTATGGGCGCGAAGTATAAGCAGGCTACAAATCGATGGGGGTCGCCTTATGTACTTGCCGATACGGAGGGTCTTCCTGATTGTAACCCGGTACTCTTTATGCATCGAAATAAACTCTTCTTGGTTTGGATCGCGGTGCAGGCAAATCGCTGGGAAAACTCTGTGTTGAGGTTCCGCAGGAGTGCAGAATTTGAGAGTGATGAGGTGAAGTGGGAATGGCAGGATAATATTCTGTTGAAGCCCGGAGATGACTTTGTTGCTGCTGTTAAGGCGAGATTCAAGGAGCTGCCTCCTCGCAATCATGCCTGGGCGGAATATGCTCCTCGTTATGATGCACAGATTATCCAAGCGACAGAAGATCCTACAAAAAGAGCATTCGGATGGATGACCCGTATCAAGCCCTTGATCCTGTCTTCGGGTCGGATCTTGCTACCTGTATATTCCGATGGATTTAATTTTTCGATGATTGCCTTTTCCGACAGCAATGGGGAGTCGTGGAACTATTCGGAGCCAATTGTAGGGCGGGGGAATATCCAGCCGGCCTTGATTGAGAACTCTAAAGGCGAAATTGTAGCCTATATGCGAGATTCGGGCGATGACCCCGCCTTGCTTCAGCAGAGTGTTTCCAAAGATCAGGGGAAGAGTTGGTCGGTAAATAAGGAATTCAATGTGAAGAGTACAGCCAGTGTTGATGTCTTGAAGTTGGACCGTTCAAATTGGATTTTATTGACCAATGACAATGAAGAGGGGCGAGCGCGACTTTCTTTATACCAATCGAAAGATGAGGGCGCAAGCTGGCAGTCTATAGGTATTATCGTAGAAGATAAGACAAAGGTAGGGCGCTTTTCTTACCCGGCAATGATTGCGGATTCAAAGGGCAGCATACATATTACTTATTCTCACCATAAAGCGCCAAATAGTAAATCTATCGAGCATGTTGTAATCGATAGAAAATCAATCCAATAA
- a CDS encoding sialidase family protein → MKKNIIPLILVALIACLQSCQNQQKEEAASVISADIIDSSFVLPEVRPFAQAHASTLVHLQDDTFLIAWFGGTKEKDNDVGIWLTKGDGKQWSAPVEIAKIREVPHWNPVLFKDANNDIILFFKVGSEISIWETWYIKSSDQGATWSTAQELVAGDKGGRGPVRNKPIVLSDGSWLAGASNEDGVWRPFVDISKDQGKTWEASEYLTFNVDSLGGEGMIQPTLWESDPGNVHMLLRSSGGYIYRSDSKDYGKTWNPSYKIDLPNPNSGIDLAKMEDGLLCLLYNPDNKNWGSRADLRLAVSTDNGKTWKDLIDLEKGKEGDEYSYPAIIQWGDHIAMTYTWNRSNIAFKHFKINDK, encoded by the coding sequence ATGAAAAAGAACATAATACCTTTGATATTGGTCGCTCTAATTGCCTGTTTACAAAGCTGTCAAAATCAACAAAAAGAAGAGGCAGCAAGCGTAATTTCCGCAGATATAATCGACAGCTCCTTTGTTTTACCAGAAGTGAGGCCCTTTGCTCAAGCGCACGCTTCAACATTGGTGCATTTGCAGGACGATACTTTTCTTATCGCCTGGTTTGGCGGTACTAAAGAGAAGGATAATGATGTCGGTATTTGGCTGACGAAAGGGGATGGGAAGCAGTGGTCTGCTCCAGTAGAGATCGCTAAGATAAGAGAAGTGCCGCATTGGAATCCAGTTCTGTTCAAGGATGCGAATAATGATATTATATTATTTTTTAAGGTAGGCTCGGAAATCTCTATCTGGGAAACCTGGTATATCAAATCATCAGATCAAGGCGCAACATGGTCGACAGCACAGGAGTTAGTTGCCGGAGATAAGGGTGGCCGCGGTCCAGTTAGAAATAAACCGATTGTGTTGTCGGATGGTAGCTGGCTTGCTGGCGCATCAAATGAAGATGGCGTTTGGCGCCCATTCGTAGATATCAGCAAAGACCAAGGAAAGACTTGGGAAGCATCAGAGTACTTAACATTTAATGTAGATAGTTTAGGTGGAGAGGGGATGATTCAACCGACCCTATGGGAGTCTGACCCTGGAAATGTTCATATGCTTCTCCGCAGCAGCGGTGGGTATATCTACCGTAGCGACTCAAAAGACTATGGTAAAACGTGGAACCCATCTTATAAGATCGATCTTCCAAATCCAAACAGCGGCATTGATTTGGCCAAGATGGAAGATGGTTTACTTTGCTTATTATATAATCCGGACAACAAAAACTGGGGTTCTCGAGCAGACCTAAGGCTGGCGGTTTCTACGGACAATGGTAAGACATGGAAAGATTTAATTGACCTCGAGAAGGGGAAAGAGGGCGACGAGTATTCTTATCCTGCGATTATTCAATGGGGAGACCATATCGCGATGACCTATACATGGAATCGCTCTAACATAGCATTCAAACATTTTAAAATAAACGATAAATAA